AAAGTTTTCCGCCGCCGGAGACGACCAGCGCCGCCGCCATGCCAATGGCAAGGATGTGATACTCAAAACCTTCACCCGCCTGCTTGCCGGACCAGTTCATGAAAAAACCATTATTCCAATGCGCCATGAACATGGCGCCCAGCATGATCATCGATATGCTGGCGGCGCAGAAACGAGTCATGAATCCAATGATCAATCCGATCGCGCCAAAAAATTCACCCATGATGACAAGAAAAGCGATGACCATCGGGACGCCCATGTTCTGGGTGAAAAATCCAAGGGTGTCTTCAAAGCCGTGGCCGCCAAACCAGCCGAGCAATTTTTGCGCTCCGTGGGGCAAAATAACTATTCCCAGCGCCACCCGCAGGATCAGAGGGGGGATGAGGTCGTCGCTTTCAAGCAGTTTGTTTAAAAAATTCATGATTGTGTCTCCGCCCGTTCTAATAGTTTAAGTTAATCTGACAATAGGTAAAGCAAAGCCTGTGCCAAATCGCTCTTGTGAGTGAAAGCATTTATTTATAATAGTTTATTTGCTATTTAATGGAATGTGATTTCAACTGTATACCGTGTTTAAACGGTATTATGTTTTAATTTCAACGAAAAACCGTTATTATGTTGGAATGAA
This window of the Candidatus Nitrohelix vancouverensis genome carries:
- a CDS encoding DoxX family protein; translated protein: MNFLNKLLESDDLIPPLILRVALGIVILPHGAQKLLGWFGGHGFEDTLGFFTQNMGVPMVIAFLVIMGEFFGAIGLIIGFMTRFCAASISMIMLGAMFMAHWNNGFFMNWSGKQAGEGFEYHILAIGMAAALVVSGGGKLSFDKWILETFFKRTNA